From one Populus alba chromosome 17, ASM523922v2, whole genome shotgun sequence genomic stretch:
- the LOC118028850 gene encoding uncharacterized protein, with protein MTRGVGFPICVQCGTTSNPCRCKVVGPTLGFLAFVVAGVVEWPVGAVVFLFKRMKGRRIMAHPATVVYPRVTHAIPI; from the coding sequence ATGACTCGTGGAGTTGGCTTTCCGATATGTGTCCAATGCGGCACAACCAGCAACCCTTGCCGGTGCAAGGTGGTAGGTCCGACTCTAGGGTTCTTGGCGTTTGTGGTCGCCGGCGTGGTGGAATGGCCAGTAGGGGCagttgtttttctctttaaacGCATGAAGGGTAGGAGGATCATGGCCCATCCTGCCACTGTCGTCTACCCCCGAGTCACGCATGCAATCCCTATCTAA